A region of the Rickettsiales bacterium Ac37b genome:
GTTAGTGAAAGTGCTAGCCAAGATATTGCTAATACAGCCCAAAATATATATAGGGTTCGTCAAGCCTCTGATAATCATTCCACAACAATTCAAGCTATTCTTCAAAAAGAAAATTTAAGCACAATTTTAGGTAAAGAAAAGCAGAAAACCTATTTAGAGCAGTACTTGCAAGAATCAAGAACTTTAAAAGTGAATAGATAGGTGCAACTTATGTATTATCATATTTTCTATAAAAAATTAATAATTATACTTATATAAATAAAATTATGCTCTCTAATTCAATATTTCCATATAAAAATGAACCACTATTACATAAAGCTGCAAAGGATAATAAAATAGAAGAGATAAAAAAGATAATCGATAATGGGGTTAATATAAATGTTTTAGATGATGAATCTAAGACAGTTTTACATCTTGCTGCTATTAAAGGTTATATAGAGTTGATGGAATTGTTATTAAAGAAAGGTATTAATTTAAACTTGGTAGATTACTACGGAAGAACTGCTTTACATTATGCTGCTTTAAATAACAAGATAAATGTAATAGAAATTTTGTTAGATAATGGTGTTGACGTAAATATTAAGGATAATAATAAAAAGACCTCTTTACATCTTGCTGCTGAGAAAGGTTTTATAAAAGCTGCAGAACTATTGTTAAATAACAATAGTAATGTAAATGCTCTGGAAGAATATCGCAGAACTTCTTTACATCTTGCCGAAAATAAGGAGATGGTAGAATTACTAGTAACTAGGAATGGTAATGTAAATGCTGTAGATATATATAACTACACACCTTTACATTTTGCTGTTATTAGAAATAAAGTAGGAGCAATACCCTCGCTACTAACTAAAGGTGCTGATGTAAATGCTCTAAATAAATATGGAGAAACGCCTTTGGATATTTCTGTTTCTTACAAAAGAAATAATATAATGAAGATATTAGTAGGAAATGGAGCAAAATTGACTCATAAGATTAAAGAAGATGTTTCTGAGGACATGTATAAAAAACTTGAAACGTTAGCTAGCCACTATCAAAAAGCCAAAAAAAGTGTTTATGACACCTTTAATAATTTACTAGCCTATATTCCAGCTATTAATTGGCAAGATAAATTTCTTAGAAAGAACATGCTGTACAAAATAGCAAATTATGTGACAAGTAAGGAAGTAAGCAAGAGTGCTAGTGAGGGTATAGCTGATGCAGTATTACTTTTATATGATAATCGTCAAGAGGCTAACAATACTGTAGGTATAATCAAAGATATTATTAAAGAAGGTTCTAAAACAAATTTACATACTATCCTGAATCAAGAAAAGCAAAGAAATCATATATTACGGTAAATTTAAAAATTAGCTAAGGATTTGAGCAATTGTTAATATAAATCAATTTCATAGTTGGGTAGTAGCCATTTAAGGTAACTTCCTTCTAAAAGGCAATTAGTAGGCTTTACTTCTCATTCCTTGTATCAAACTTAAACTGTTTTTACATATATTTCCACACAATCTAAAGTGCTCGATGTTCATCTTTTTTAGGAGTTATAGAATGACTAGATGGATCAGAAATTTTTGAAGGAGAAAGTTTTTTTGCTTCATCTATTAATTCTTTAGAAATGTCTTGTGATGATTGCTGTTGCTTTGCTTTATCAAGATTTTTATTTGAATCCATAGAATGTCTATTTATAGGGTGGATTTTTGGAGCATGGTCATATTTTCTATCTGTATAATGATCTAATGACTCGTCTGGTTGAGCCCCTTTTACGTTAACGTTTATAATATCTTTGAAATAATTTACTATACTTTTAAATATGCCAGGTTTTGGTTCTAACTGATAATTTTTATCTATATCACTGTAGGTTTTTTCGTATATAGCATCCATAGCTTTTTGATTACCTTCTTGTGCAGCTTGATTAAATTCCTTACTATTAACCAAGACTTCCCTAGTATCACGTTCTACATATTGCTGTTTTAATAAACTCTGTAATTCATATTTATTTTTATATAGAGGTATTTCCTTTGAATCTTGGTCTATATCATCACGTATTTTACCTTTTAATTTTTCATATGCCAATCTATCTGGTAGTGTTGTACTATTACCAAAAACAAAATAAACAGTTGAAGTAATAATACCAAATACGTTGCCCGTAAGAGCACTAATTCCTACATAAGTGCCAGCCTCTCCTAAATTATCTCTTACTGTCTTAGCAGCAACTCGGAGTGGTTTAGGAACGGCATTTTGCATTCTTGTGAATAAGCTAGGTTTTGGTTTTTCTGCTGCATTTTTAGCATCAAGCGTTTCTTGAATTTTAGCATCTTTTTCTTGGAAAAATTTTTCTACATTATAGTTACTTTTTGTAATCTTTTTTAATTGTTCATTAGTATCTATATACTCTTCTGTTAATGCAACTTCATCTTTAAGATTATTAATTTTACGTAGCCTACCAGTTTCTATAGCTACGCTTACTCCAACTGCAGCTGTTGCAACACCTAACATAATTGCAGCTGGTATAGTACCAACTCCACTAGCGAATAATAACCCTGCACTTGCAATCAAAAATGCCCTACATGCAGTTTTTCCTCCTAAAATACTTATTGTATAGTCAATTCCTCTTGCTATACCTCCTATAACTTTAGCAGTTTTAGGATAATTTTCATTCATATATTCCTTGGCTGAGCTATAACGTGTTCGCACCCATCCTACAACCGCCTTTGCCCCATTACCGATAGAGTTTTTTATTCGAGAAAATACGCCAACTTTTTCCTGCTTAGTAGCAGCATCTGAGGATTTATTACTCTCTGCATTACTTAAATTTGAAGATATGCTAGATCTACCGCTAAGAGACTCCTTACTTAGAGAATCATCACTTTCCGTTCCACTCTCAATTCCACTATCTACTGACTCTTGATCTGAAACATTATTGTTAATATCACCTTCTTCATTACGTCTTCTTCTTGGTTTTTTCTTTTTTTCAGGATCTACTATCGTTTTCCCAACATCCATACCAGTCTTAGAGATTTCAAATTTTTTCTGTATTGAGCG
Encoded here:
- a CDS encoding Ankyrin repeat protein, with protein sequence MLSNSIFPYKNEPLLHKAAKDNKIEEIKKIIDNGVNINVLDDESKTVLHLAAIKGYIELMELLLKKGINLNLVDYYGRTALHYAALNNKINVIEILLDNGVDVNIKDNNKKTSLHLAAEKGFIKAAELLLNNNSNVNALEEYRRTSLHLAENKEMVELLVTRNGNVNAVDIYNYTPLHFAVIRNKVGAIPSLLTKGADVNALNKYGETPLDISVSYKRNNIMKILVGNGAKLTHKIKEDVSEDMYKKLETLASHYQKAKKSVYDTFNNLLAYIPAINWQDKFLRKNMLYKIANYVTSKEVSKSASEGIADAVLLLYDNRQEANNTVGIIKDIIKEGSKTNLHTILNQEKQRNHILR